In Citrus sinensis cultivar Valencia sweet orange chromosome 4, DVS_A1.0, whole genome shotgun sequence, one DNA window encodes the following:
- the LOC102627003 gene encoding protein SRG1-like — translation MEAEAAAATLNLECCLPVPSVQELAIQQPEAVPPRYIRYHVVGDHVITVNPSSNRVPLIDMNKLVDPDSQDAELRRLHSACKHWGLFQLINHGAADESLRNMKKQAQEFFDLPLEEKKRRGQKPGSLEGYGQAFVISEEQKLDWNDMIFLRTLPHEIRKLDLWPENPPKFRETLETYSEEMRKVATSLVRSMAMALELEAQEISDAYQEGLYEVRTTLYPPCPEPERVIGITQHADYSGITLLLECGNIPGLQVLKDGQWVTVIPVDGAIVANIGHIMEIMSNGIYKAPDHRAMVNRFKERRSITTFCFPSSSVKIGPAKEFTKSGTPPLYRTLTYAEYRHIFYNRRLDVSFIDMLKL, via the exons ATGGAAGCTGAAGCAGCAGCGGCAACACTCAACCTTGAATGCTGTCTCCCAGTTCCAAGCGTGCAAGAGCTTGCAATCCAACAGCCCGAAGCGGTGCCGCCTAGGTACATAagat ATCATGTGGTTGGTGACCACGTCATCACTGTTAATCCCTCTTCCAATCGTGTACCGTTGATTGATATGAACAAGTTAGTCGACCCTGATTCCCAAGATGCAGAGTTACGAAGATTACACTCTGCTTGCAAACACTGGGGCCTATTCCAG TTGATAAACCATGGAGCAGCTGATGAATCGCTGAGGAACATGAAGAAGCAAGCTCAAGAGTTCTTTGATCTTCCTTTAGAAGAAAAGAAGCGCCGGGGGCAGAAGCCAGGAAGTCTTGAAGGCTATGGTCAAGCATTTGTCATCTCAGAAGAACAAAAACTTGATTGGAATGACATGATCTTCCTCAGAACTCTGCCCCACGAAATCAGGAAGTTAGATTTATGGCCTGAAAACCCCCCAAAATTCAG AGAGACTTTGGAGACTTATTCTGAAGAGATGAGGAAAGTTGCCACTTCTTTAGTGAGGTCCATGGCTATGGCACTTGAGCTTGAGGCTCAAGAAATCTCTGATGCATACCAAGAAGGACTGTATGAAGTGAGGACGACTTTGTATCCTCCTTGTCCCGAACCTGAGCGGGTCATTGGGATTACACAACATGCTGATTACTCTGGGATTACTCTCTTGCTCGAGTGTGGCAACATACCAGGGTTACAAGTCCTAAAGGATGGACAATGGGTCACCGTTATACCTGTAGATGGTGCAATTGTGGCAAACATCGGCCACATCATGGAG ATAATGAGCAATGGGATTTACAAAGCACCAGATCACAGAGCTATGGTAAATAGATTCAAGGAGAGGCGGTCAATAACTACATTCTGCTTTCCCAGTTCATCAGTAAAAATTGGACCTGCCAAAGAATTTACCAAGTCAGGAACTCCACCTCTATACAGAACTCTCACATATGCGGAGTACAGGCACATCTTTTACAATCGAAGGCTTGATGTTTCATTCATTGACATGCTAAAACTATAA
- the LOC102626711 gene encoding protein EMSY-LIKE 3 isoform X2, protein MDYEPYDSSGTDDDLPPSHQNRIPRGGRVAGNGRPPVGSVPYPRMHGDADMETQIHQLEQEAYSSVLRAFKAQADAITWEKESLITELRKELRLSNEEHRELLGQVNADDTIRRIREWRQAGGLQPGMHSIGQGVHDPIPSPTVSASHKRQKITQSVPSQSFGGPSPSFHPQPVTTSHQPSSSAAKRGPATGSKGKKHKPGLPGVPSMKSMQYPSSGPAGRGQVANRATSGAALVSEPPDGATFDPLIGKRVRTRWPDDNNFYEAVITDYNPVEGRHALVYDIGTVNETWEWVNLSEISPEDIQWEGEDPGVSRRGGYGGSGHGMNRPVGRDNVPGAGRGRGAGKGQSRKDFLPSQNGIGKKAPDDIQIRHTASLIKEVERVFGANHPDPVEIEKAKRVLKEQEQALIDAISRLADISDGESDERGHQFSRGQSMGE, encoded by the exons ATGGACTACGAACCGTACGATAGCAGTG GAACCGATGATGATCTTCCTCCATCACATCAGAACAGAATCCCGAGAGGGGGACGTGTTGCAGGAAATGGAAGACCTCCTGTGGGTTCTGTTCCATACCCGAGGATGCATGGTGATGCTGATATGGAGACTCAAATTCATCAACTTGAACAAGAAGCATACAGTTCAGTTCTGAGAGCTTTTAAAGCTCAAGCTGATGCCATTACTTGG GAGAAGGAAAGCTTGATAACAGAACTTAGAAAAGAGTTGAGATTATCAAATGAGGAGCACCGGGAACTTCTCGGCCAGGTCAATGCAGACGACACAATACGAAGGATAAG GGAGTGGAGACAAGCAGGCGGGCTTCAACCTGGCATGCACAGTATTGGTCAAGGTGTTCATGATCCAATACCCAGTCCTACCGTCTCTGCATCTCACAAGAGGCAGAAAATTACCCAGTCGGTCCCTTCTCAATCTTTTGGTGGGCCCTCACCATCATTTCACCCACAGCCAGTCACCACATCACACCAGCCGTCTTCATCGGCTGCTAAACGAGGACCTGCAACAGGATCCAAGGGCAAGAAGCATAAACCT GGTTTGCCTGGTGTACCCTCAATGAAGTCCATGCAATACCCTTCCTCAGGTCCAGCTGGAAGGGGTCAAGTCGCTAATAGGGCGACTTCAGGTGCTGCCCTTGTGAGCGAGCCCCCAGATGGAGCAACATTTGACCCATTGATTGGGAAGAGAGTTAGGACTAGGTGGCCTGATGACAATAACTTCTATGAAGCCGTTATAACTGACTATAACCCAGTTGAG GGACGACATGCACTGGTTTATGATATTGGTACTGTGAATGAGACCTGGGAATGGGTCAATCTCTCCGAG ATCTCTCCTGAGGATATACAATGGGAAGGCGAGGACCCTGGAGTATCTCGCCGAGGAGGTTATGGTGGATCAGGTCATGGGATGAATAGACCTGTTGGCCGTGATAATGTGCCAGGTGCTGGAAGAGGTAGGGGTGCTGGGAAGGGTCAATCCAGAAAAGATTTTCTGCCGTCCCAGAATGGCATTGGAAAGAAGGCTCCAGATGATATTCAAATTCGTCACACTGCTAGTCTAATTAAAGAG GTGGAGAGGGTATTTGGTGCAAATCATCCTGATCCAGTTGAGATTGAGAAAGCAAAGAGAGTCTTGAAG GAGCAAGAACAAGCACTTATTGATGCAATTTCAAGGCTTGCTGATATTTCTGATGGTGAAAGCG ATGAGAGGGGCCATCAGTTCTCAAGAGGTCAATCAATGGgagaatga
- the LOC102626711 gene encoding protein EMSY-LIKE 3 isoform X1: MDYEPYDSSGTDDDLPPSHQNRIPRGGRVAGNGRPPVGSVPYPRMHGDADMETQIHQLEQEAYSSVLRAFKAQADAITWEKESLITELRKELRLSNEEHRELLGQVNADDTIRRISREWRQAGGLQPGMHSIGQGVHDPIPSPTVSASHKRQKITQSVPSQSFGGPSPSFHPQPVTTSHQPSSSAAKRGPATGSKGKKHKPGLPGVPSMKSMQYPSSGPAGRGQVANRATSGAALVSEPPDGATFDPLIGKRVRTRWPDDNNFYEAVITDYNPVEGRHALVYDIGTVNETWEWVNLSEISPEDIQWEGEDPGVSRRGGYGGSGHGMNRPVGRDNVPGAGRGRGAGKGQSRKDFLPSQNGIGKKAPDDIQIRHTASLIKEVERVFGANHPDPVEIEKAKRVLKEQEQALIDAISRLADISDGESDERGHQFSRGQSMGE; the protein is encoded by the exons ATGGACTACGAACCGTACGATAGCAGTG GAACCGATGATGATCTTCCTCCATCACATCAGAACAGAATCCCGAGAGGGGGACGTGTTGCAGGAAATGGAAGACCTCCTGTGGGTTCTGTTCCATACCCGAGGATGCATGGTGATGCTGATATGGAGACTCAAATTCATCAACTTGAACAAGAAGCATACAGTTCAGTTCTGAGAGCTTTTAAAGCTCAAGCTGATGCCATTACTTGG GAGAAGGAAAGCTTGATAACAGAACTTAGAAAAGAGTTGAGATTATCAAATGAGGAGCACCGGGAACTTCTCGGCCAGGTCAATGCAGACGACACAATACGAAGGATAAG TAGGGAGTGGAGACAAGCAGGCGGGCTTCAACCTGGCATGCACAGTATTGGTCAAGGTGTTCATGATCCAATACCCAGTCCTACCGTCTCTGCATCTCACAAGAGGCAGAAAATTACCCAGTCGGTCCCTTCTCAATCTTTTGGTGGGCCCTCACCATCATTTCACCCACAGCCAGTCACCACATCACACCAGCCGTCTTCATCGGCTGCTAAACGAGGACCTGCAACAGGATCCAAGGGCAAGAAGCATAAACCT GGTTTGCCTGGTGTACCCTCAATGAAGTCCATGCAATACCCTTCCTCAGGTCCAGCTGGAAGGGGTCAAGTCGCTAATAGGGCGACTTCAGGTGCTGCCCTTGTGAGCGAGCCCCCAGATGGAGCAACATTTGACCCATTGATTGGGAAGAGAGTTAGGACTAGGTGGCCTGATGACAATAACTTCTATGAAGCCGTTATAACTGACTATAACCCAGTTGAG GGACGACATGCACTGGTTTATGATATTGGTACTGTGAATGAGACCTGGGAATGGGTCAATCTCTCCGAG ATCTCTCCTGAGGATATACAATGGGAAGGCGAGGACCCTGGAGTATCTCGCCGAGGAGGTTATGGTGGATCAGGTCATGGGATGAATAGACCTGTTGGCCGTGATAATGTGCCAGGTGCTGGAAGAGGTAGGGGTGCTGGGAAGGGTCAATCCAGAAAAGATTTTCTGCCGTCCCAGAATGGCATTGGAAAGAAGGCTCCAGATGATATTCAAATTCGTCACACTGCTAGTCTAATTAAAGAG GTGGAGAGGGTATTTGGTGCAAATCATCCTGATCCAGTTGAGATTGAGAAAGCAAAGAGAGTCTTGAAG GAGCAAGAACAAGCACTTATTGATGCAATTTCAAGGCTTGCTGATATTTCTGATGGTGAAAGCG ATGAGAGGGGCCATCAGTTCTCAAGAGGTCAATCAATGGgagaatga
- the LOC102607753 gene encoding uncharacterized protein LOC102607753: MAMSSDGEQRKKTWGTWEELVLACAVKRHGFKNWDSVSVELQTKTSLPHLLTTPQCCKQKYRDLERRFNDDPQPHNNNNHNVHVPWLEHLRKVRVDELKRELQRCDLSILSLQLQVKKLEEEREKPDLEIEKTRSLNDNDKTDDPQKSERRPVKEVFNNRFLVSPAEEESNRSVNESNSTGFNPKHLLPKSEPEPAGGQSPVLSRSKGELGDSVTPLSSDVQSSASFGIGTERKRGSAAAGGHIIEGTYAESEPLIRLLDLIRTHNHHLSSLFERRLKSQESNEYKELVRQHVDLETIQTRVERGSYSACILTFYRDLLLLFNNAIVYFPKASLESEAAHQLRNLVSNEIRKETHKSDSSQEEAPPLPTPPPQTKPLLERSDSLLAKQKASAPIIVCRKRSSVSAKPSSSFAQKGDNQKQPSDGAKKPATDVKQPSPVEQSLLKVKTEEKPVTTGARSSRRSSRNLTSKTPPAPSTGNKKQKTAAQGSKGGSGSVNKRETPKTDNKKKAETSDKKKSVVDFLKRIKKNSPVHTVKRSKGGEEQKKTNNSSGKKERILLRSSDKKQAKEESSSPSKKSVGRPPRKMPEASGKRGRDTGGKEAVLAKRQSKRTKR, from the exons ATGGCTATGAGTAGTGATGgagaacaaagaaagaagacaTGGGGAACGTGGGAGGAGTTGGTGCTAGCATGCGCCGTTAAACGACACGGTTTCAAAAACTGGGACTCAGTTTCGGTGGAACTCCAAACAAAAACCTCTCTCCCCCACCTTCTCACCACCCCTCAATGCTGCAAACAAAAATACCGCGACCTCGAACGCAGATTCAACGACGACCCTCAACctcataataataacaatcatAATGTTCATGTTCCCTGGCTCGAACACCTGCGCAAAGTTCGCGTCGACGAGTTGAAGAGAGAGCTTCAACGTTGTGATCTTTCCAttct TTCTTTACAGCTTCAAGTTAAGAAATTGGAAGAAGAACGAGAGAAACCAGATCTTGAAATCGAGAAAACTCGTTCCCTCAACGACAACGACAAAACTGACGACCCCCAAAAATCGGAGAGGCGGCCCGTTAAGGAGGTCTTTAATAATCGCTTTCTTGTTTCCCCCGCCGAAGAGGAATCCAACCGCTCTGTCAACGAGTCCAATTCCACCGGTTTCAACCCCAAACACTTGCTGCCTAAGTCTGAACCGGAGCCCGCTGGAGGTCAGTCTCCGGTTTTGAGCCGGTCCAAGGGGGAATTAGGTGACTCCGTCACTCCGTTGAGCAGCGACGTGCAGAGCTCCGCCAGTTTTGGGATTGGGACGGAAAGGAAGAGGGGTTCCGCTGCTGCTGGCGGCCATATTATCGAAGGGACCTACGCCGAATCTGAACCGTTGATTCGCTTGTTGGACTTGATTAGGACCCACAATCATCATCTATCATCCTTGTTCGAGCGTCGGCTTAAAAGCCAG GAGTCGAACGAGTACAAGGAGCTAGTCAGACAGCATGTGGATTTAGAAACAATACAAACAAGAGTCGAGCGAGGCTCCTATTCTGCATGCATACTCACATTCTACAGAGACCTCTTGCTTCTCTTCAACAATgccattgtttacttcccaaAGGCTTCCCTCGAATCAGAAGCAGCTCATCAGCTTCGAAACCTCGTCTCAAATGAAATCAGGAAAGAAACCCATAAATCTGATTCTTCACAAGAAGAAGCCCCCCCACTGCCAACACCACCACCGCAGACAAAACCTTTGTTAGAACGATCCGATTCATTGCTTGCTAAACAGAAAGCATCAGCTCCCATTATCGTTTGTCGTAAACGCAGCTCAGTTTCAGCTAAACCATCTTCTAGCTTTGCTCAAAAAGGCGACAACCAAAAACAACCAAGTGATGGCGCTAAGAAACCAGCTACTGATGTAAAGCAGCCGTCACCCGTTGAACAAAGCTTATTAAAGGTGAAAACAGAAGAGAAGCCTGTAACAACTGGTGCAAGAAGCTCAAGAAGAAGCAGCAGGAACCTCACGAGCAAGACTCCTCCTGCTCCTAGTACTGGTAACAAGAAACAGAAAACAGCCGCCCAAGGTTCAAAAGGTGGTTCTGGTTCTGTTAATAAACGAGAAACTCCCAAAACAGATAATAAGAAGAAGGCTGAAACATcggacaaaaagaaaagtgtaGTGGATTTCTTGAAAAGAATCAAGAAGAACTCTCCAGTGCATACAGTGAAGAGGAGTAAAGGCGGTGAAGAGCAGAAAAAGACTAATAACAGTAGTGGAAAGAAAGAGAGGATCTTGTTAAGAAGTTCTGATAAAAAACAAGCAAAGGAAGAGTCGTCTAGTCCTTCAAAGAAAAGTGTTGGGAGGCCTCCAAGGAAGATGCCAGAGGCCTCAGGGAAGCGTGGGAGGGATACTGGTGGGAAGGAGGCGGTGCTTGCCAAGCGCCAAAGTAAAAGGACTAAGAGGTGA